One Nostocoides sp. HKS02 genomic window carries:
- a CDS encoding uroporphyrinogen-III synthase: MSPSRSTTTTATTTPKPGRQPGRVAFVGAGPGDAGLMTVRAVEFLAAADVVVIDQVAREGVVARYCRPDVEIVDAGHGDHGQPLTHAMRAKLVVKAAKAARGGLVVRLMDGDPGTFNGLAEEALACHKAAIGFDVVPGVSAVSAVPAYAGIPLTSSSSPAVHVISANDRAVDWSASVAESVTVVLLGPPEDLAVALGKLLAAGRTADTPVALTEKGTTIGQSTRVSTLGQVAKVMKSVEFPALAVVGSTVALRENLSWFETKPLFGWNVLVPRTKEQSGTTIARLESYGATAEVVPTISVEPPRTPQQMERAVKGLVTGRYEWIGFTSVNAVKAVREKFEEFGLDARAFAGLKIAAVGGVTAEALREWGIVPDLVPSGENSANGLLADWPPFDEVLDPINRVFLPRADIATDTLVAGLQEMGWEVDDVTAYRTVRAAPPAAHIREAIKGGQFDAAVFTSSSTVRNLVGIAGKPHPSTVIACIGPATAKTAEEHGLRVDVLAPEASSDALVDALADFGLGLATAAAEAGDTVVRPSAKKTSSRRRAK, translated from the coding sequence GTGAGCCCCTCGCGCTCGACCACCACCACTGCCACCACCACCCCCAAGCCCGGCCGCCAGCCCGGCCGCGTCGCCTTCGTCGGCGCCGGCCCCGGCGATGCCGGCCTGATGACCGTGCGGGCGGTCGAGTTCCTCGCCGCCGCGGACGTCGTCGTGATCGACCAGGTCGCCCGTGAGGGCGTCGTGGCCAGGTACTGCCGCCCCGACGTCGAGATCGTCGACGCCGGGCACGGCGACCACGGTCAGCCGCTGACCCACGCGATGCGGGCCAAGCTCGTCGTCAAGGCTGCCAAGGCTGCTCGCGGCGGACTCGTGGTGCGCCTCATGGACGGCGACCCGGGCACCTTCAACGGGCTCGCCGAGGAGGCGCTGGCCTGCCACAAGGCCGCGATCGGCTTCGACGTCGTCCCGGGGGTGAGCGCGGTCTCCGCAGTCCCGGCATACGCCGGCATCCCGCTGACGTCGAGCAGCTCGCCCGCGGTCCACGTGATCTCCGCGAACGACCGCGCAGTCGACTGGTCGGCCTCGGTCGCCGAGTCGGTGACCGTGGTGCTGCTCGGACCCCCTGAGGACCTCGCGGTCGCGCTCGGCAAGCTGCTCGCGGCTGGCCGCACCGCCGACACCCCGGTGGCGCTGACCGAGAAGGGCACGACCATCGGGCAGTCCACGCGGGTCTCCACGCTCGGCCAGGTCGCCAAGGTCATGAAGAGCGTCGAGTTCCCGGCCCTGGCCGTGGTGGGGTCGACCGTCGCGCTGCGCGAGAACCTCTCGTGGTTCGAGACCAAGCCGCTGTTCGGATGGAACGTCCTGGTGCCCCGCACCAAGGAGCAGTCGGGCACGACGATCGCCCGGCTGGAGTCCTATGGCGCGACTGCCGAGGTCGTCCCCACGATCTCCGTCGAGCCGCCGCGCACGCCCCAGCAGATGGAGCGCGCCGTCAAGGGTCTGGTGACCGGACGCTACGAGTGGATCGGTTTCACCTCGGTCAACGCCGTCAAGGCCGTCCGTGAGAAGTTCGAGGAGTTCGGGCTCGACGCACGGGCCTTCGCCGGGCTCAAGATCGCCGCTGTCGGCGGGGTCACGGCCGAGGCGCTGCGCGAGTGGGGCATCGTGCCCGACCTCGTGCCGTCGGGTGAGAACTCCGCGAACGGGCTGCTGGCCGACTGGCCGCCGTTCGACGAGGTGCTCGACCCCATCAACCGGGTCTTCCTGCCGCGCGCCGACATCGCCACCGACACCCTGGTCGCGGGCCTGCAGGAGATGGGCTGGGAGGTCGACGACGTCACGGCATACCGCACCGTGCGCGCGGCGCCGCCCGCCGCGCACATCCGCGAGGCCATCAAGGGCGGCCAGTTCGACGCGGCCGTGTTCACCTCGTCCTCGACGGTGCGCAACCTCGTCGGGATCGCCGGCAAGCCGCACCCGTCGACGGTGATCGCCTGCATCGGTCCGGCTACCGCCAAGACCGCCGAGGAGCACGGGCTGCGGGTCGACGTGCTCGCGCCCGAGGCCTCCTCCGACGCCCTGGTCGACGCGCTCGCCGACTTCGGGCTGGGCCTGGCGACTGCGGCCGCCGAAGCCGGTGATACCGTGGTGCGGCCGAGCGCCAAGAAGACGTCCTCGCGGCGCCGGGCCAAGTAG
- the hemC gene encoding hydroxymethylbilane synthase, whose amino-acid sequence MSAVLRLGTRRSTLATTQSDWVADLLRARGHEVELVEIVTEGDTSSAPLSSLGGTGVFATALRQALLAGEVDLAVHSLKDLPTAPEPGLVIAALPVREDPRDVLVSTSGAGLGELGDGAVVGTGSPRRVAQLAALGLGLEFKDIRGNVDTRIGLAREGAVDAVVLARAGLARLGRLDDAAEVLDPLQMLPAPGQGALAVECRSDDQVTIELLRALDDPDTRAAVTAERALLAALEAGCSAPVGALAEVVEGDDGLELSLRAFVGAVDGSFDLRRSLVGPVGQAEAIGQRLAALLLEDGADSLVAPSSSVSSSASSSSSSSSRPSSSSSSRPSSSPEADHARWRPDPAGATGDHPLAAPDRSPAPNSTERAL is encoded by the coding sequence GTGAGCGCCGTCCTGCGACTCGGCACCCGCCGCAGCACGCTGGCCACGACCCAGTCCGACTGGGTGGCCGACCTGTTGCGGGCCCGGGGTCACGAGGTGGAGCTCGTCGAGATCGTCACCGAGGGCGACACCTCCAGCGCGCCGCTCAGCTCGCTGGGCGGGACCGGCGTGTTCGCCACCGCACTCCGCCAGGCCCTGCTCGCCGGTGAGGTCGACCTCGCGGTGCACTCGCTCAAGGACCTGCCGACCGCGCCTGAGCCGGGTCTGGTCATCGCTGCCCTGCCGGTCCGCGAGGACCCCCGCGACGTGCTGGTCAGCACGTCTGGTGCGGGTCTTGGTGAGCTCGGTGACGGCGCCGTCGTCGGCACCGGATCACCGCGCCGGGTGGCCCAGCTCGCCGCGCTCGGCCTCGGGCTGGAGTTCAAGGACATCCGGGGCAACGTCGACACCCGGATCGGCTTGGCCCGCGAGGGCGCCGTCGATGCCGTGGTCCTCGCCCGCGCCGGGCTTGCCCGCCTCGGGCGCCTCGACGACGCCGCCGAGGTCCTCGACCCGCTGCAGATGTTGCCTGCCCCCGGGCAGGGAGCGCTGGCGGTCGAGTGCCGCTCCGACGACCAGGTCACCATTGAGCTCCTGCGGGCGCTCGACGACCCCGACACCCGCGCGGCGGTGACGGCCGAGCGCGCACTGCTGGCCGCCCTCGAGGCCGGGTGCTCGGCGCCCGTGGGGGCCCTCGCCGAGGTCGTCGAGGGCGACGACGGCCTCGAGCTGTCGCTCCGCGCCTTTGTCGGCGCAGTCGACGGGTCGTTCGACCTGCGTCGCTCCCTCGTCGGCCCCGTGGGTCAGGCCGAGGCCATCGGCCAGCGCCTGGCGGCCCTGCTGCTCGAGGACGGTGCCGACTCCCTGGTCGCCCCCTCGTCGTCGGTCTCATCGTCCGCCTCGTCCTCGTCCTCGTCCTCGTCGCGACCCTCGTCGTCGTCCTCGTCGCGACCCTCGTCGTCGCCCGAGGCCGACCACGCGCGCTGGCGCCCAGACCCAGCCGGGGCGACCGGAGACCATCCGCTCGCCGCCCCCGACCGCAGCCCAGCACCCAACAGCACGGAGCGTGCACTGTGA
- a CDS encoding glutamyl-tRNA reductase, with amino-acid sequence MSLVILGLSHHTAPLPLLESMSLDPAGRAALAASLTRRENLSEAIVVSTCNRTEVYAESLTFHGAVTDIAEALTEVTGVAPDELREHLYVHYEDRAIAHAFTVACGLDSMAVGEAQILGQMRTALREGQRAGQVGPALNSLFQQALRVGKRAHTETGIDAVSVSLVEAGLARAERELGSLSRLDVLVVGAGAMSSLAATTVTRVGARSITVVNRTLAKATRLAERVGGAARPLGELPAALAGADVVISCTGSTGVVVDLAGAGDAQVARGGRPQVYIDLALPHDVAPEVDSLSGVSVAGLAALGDQLSGGTTPPQVQEVADLVIGEVAAYLTARAAESVAPTVAALRSHAADVVAAELTRLDQRLPDLDEQTRAEVQLAVHRIVEKLLHTPTVRVKELAVGGQGDDYAQALRQLFDLRPGEAVTALVPPERGGLA; translated from the coding sequence ATGAGCCTGGTGATTCTGGGGCTGTCCCACCACACCGCCCCCCTGCCCCTGCTCGAGTCGATGTCGCTCGACCCGGCCGGCCGCGCCGCGCTCGCCGCGAGCCTGACCCGGCGCGAGAACCTCTCCGAGGCCATCGTGGTCTCCACCTGCAACCGCACCGAGGTGTATGCCGAGTCCCTCACCTTCCACGGCGCGGTCACCGACATCGCCGAGGCCCTGACCGAGGTGACTGGTGTCGCACCCGACGAGCTGCGTGAGCACCTCTACGTCCACTACGAGGACCGCGCCATCGCCCACGCCTTCACGGTCGCCTGCGGGCTCGACTCCATGGCGGTCGGTGAGGCCCAGATCCTCGGGCAGATGCGCACCGCGCTGCGCGAGGGCCAGCGCGCCGGTCAGGTCGGCCCGGCCCTCAACAGCCTGTTCCAGCAAGCCCTCCGGGTGGGCAAGCGCGCCCACACCGAGACCGGTATCGACGCCGTGAGCGTCTCGCTGGTCGAGGCGGGACTGGCCCGCGCCGAACGCGAGCTCGGGTCGTTGAGCAGGCTCGACGTGCTCGTCGTCGGTGCCGGTGCCATGAGCTCGCTCGCCGCCACGACGGTCACGCGGGTCGGCGCCCGCAGCATCACCGTGGTCAACCGCACGCTGGCCAAGGCCACCCGGCTCGCCGAGCGCGTCGGCGGGGCGGCCCGCCCCCTGGGCGAGCTGCCGGCGGCGCTCGCCGGCGCCGATGTCGTCATCTCCTGCACCGGTTCGACGGGGGTCGTGGTCGACCTGGCCGGGGCCGGCGACGCTCAGGTGGCGCGTGGCGGCCGCCCGCAGGTCTACATCGACCTCGCGCTGCCCCACGACGTGGCCCCCGAGGTCGACTCCCTGAGTGGCGTCAGCGTCGCAGGGCTCGCCGCACTCGGCGACCAGCTCTCCGGTGGCACCACGCCGCCGCAGGTGCAGGAGGTCGCCGACCTCGTCATCGGTGAGGTCGCGGCATACCTCACGGCCCGTGCGGCCGAGTCCGTCGCGCCGACAGTGGCCGCGCTGCGGTCCCACGCGGCAGACGTGGTCGCCGCTGAGCTCACCCGCCTCGACCAGCGCCTGCCGGACCTCGACGAGCAGACGCGCGCCGAGGTCCAGCTCGCGGTGCACCGCATCGTCGAGAAGCTGCTCCACACCCCCACCGTGCGGGTCAAGGAGCTGGCGGTCGGGGGGCAGGGCGACGACTACGCCCAGGCCCTGCGCCAGCTGTTCGACCTGCGCCCCGGCGAAGCCGTCACCGCCCTGGTGCCCCCCGAGCGAGGTGGTCTGGCGTGA
- a CDS encoding redox-sensing transcriptional repressor Rex, whose protein sequence is MSADPSTRRGVPDATVARLPEYLRALTGFAERGIASVSSEELAAAAGVRSAKLRKDLSHLGSYGVRGVGYEVDHLAYQISRELGLTQDWPVAIIGMGNLGHALAAYSGFATRGFRVVALLDQDPGLHSQLIAGLPVLPMDALAGLVAEQGLAIGVIATPAASAQSVCDQLVAAGVRSILNFAPCVLVVPDDVDVRKVDLSTELQILAFHEQRRALAEGDLASIATAVAR, encoded by the coding sequence GTGTCTGCCGATCCGAGCACCCGTCGGGGCGTCCCCGACGCCACGGTCGCCCGGCTCCCCGAGTACCTCCGGGCCCTGACGGGTTTCGCCGAGCGGGGCATCGCGTCGGTCTCGTCGGAGGAGCTGGCCGCCGCTGCCGGTGTGCGCAGCGCCAAGCTCCGCAAGGATCTCTCCCACCTGGGTTCCTACGGCGTGCGGGGGGTGGGCTACGAGGTCGACCACCTCGCCTACCAGATCTCCCGCGAGCTCGGGCTGACCCAGGACTGGCCCGTGGCCATCATCGGCATGGGAAACCTCGGCCATGCGCTGGCGGCCTACAGCGGGTTCGCGACGCGAGGATTTCGGGTCGTCGCGCTGCTCGACCAGGACCCCGGCCTGCACAGCCAGCTGATCGCTGGGCTGCCGGTGCTGCCGATGGACGCCCTGGCCGGCCTGGTGGCCGAGCAGGGGCTGGCCATCGGGGTCATCGCGACTCCCGCCGCGTCCGCCCAGTCGGTGTGCGACCAGCTCGTGGCGGCGGGCGTCCGCTCGATCCTCAACTTCGCACCCTGTGTGCTCGTGGTGCCGGACGACGTCGACGTGCGCAAGGTCGACCTGTCCACCGAGCTGCAGATCCTCGCGTTCCACGAGCAGCGCAGGGCCTTGGCCGAGGGAGACCTCGCGTCGATCGCGACGGCGGTGGCCCGATGA
- a CDS encoding glutaredoxin family protein produces MPVSLPRVTLIAKPGCHLCDDARAVIERVTADLGVGWVEHSIADEPALAEQYWEQIPVTLVDGRQHDYWRVDEARLRAALGG; encoded by the coding sequence GTGCCTGTTTCCCTGCCTCGGGTGACGCTGATCGCCAAGCCCGGCTGCCACCTCTGCGACGACGCGCGAGCGGTCATCGAGCGCGTCACCGCAGACCTCGGGGTGGGCTGGGTGGAGCACTCCATCGCGGACGAGCCCGCGCTCGCGGAGCAGTACTGGGAGCAGATCCCGGTGACCCTGGTCGACGGTCGCCAGCACGACTACTGGCGGGTCGACGAGGCCCGGCTGCGAGCCGCCCTGGGGGGCTGA
- a CDS encoding sigma-70 family RNA polymerase sigma factor, with the protein MPGGDRDGSTAARAGFGPGEAPQDFERISALVELAQRGDSEAFGMLYERYVDVVYRYIYVRVGSQQLAEDLTSETFLRALRRMDSFSWQGRDIAAWFVTIARNLITDNAKSARFRMEVTTADMLDADQRIDAPDTEVLDRLRNERLFAAVKGLKPEQAECVVLRFLQGLSLSETAKVLGKSEGAVKQLQLRAVRALHRELADVEL; encoded by the coding sequence ATGCCCGGGGGCGACCGCGACGGCAGCACCGCCGCGCGAGCGGGCTTCGGCCCCGGTGAGGCCCCCCAGGACTTCGAGCGGATCTCGGCGCTGGTCGAACTGGCCCAGCGCGGCGACTCCGAGGCGTTCGGCATGCTCTACGAGCGCTACGTCGACGTCGTCTACCGCTACATCTACGTCCGGGTCGGCAGCCAGCAGCTCGCCGAGGACCTCACCTCGGAGACGTTCCTGCGGGCGCTGCGCCGGATGGACTCCTTCTCGTGGCAGGGCCGCGACATCGCGGCGTGGTTCGTGACGATCGCCCGCAACCTCATCACCGACAACGCCAAGTCGGCGCGGTTCCGCATGGAGGTCACGACCGCCGACATGCTCGACGCCGACCAGCGGATCGACGCACCCGACACCGAGGTCCTCGACCGGCTGCGCAACGAACGCCTGTTCGCCGCCGTGAAGGGCCTCAAGCCGGAGCAGGCCGAGTGCGTGGTCCTGCGGTTCCTGCAGGGGCTCAGCCTCTCCGAGACCGCCAAGGTGCTCGGCAAGTCCGAGGGCGCGGTCAAACAGCTCCAGCTCCGCGCCGTCCGCGCCCTGCACCGGGAGCTGGCCGATGTCGAGCTCTGA
- a CDS encoding DUF5667 domain-containing protein: MPVLNRRADAFQRALEGQPTSDTQLSSLLTTADQLRTARPGPSPDPAFVAALRTRLMTEAASLPTPSPAAARSRAERRASARPTPVVVVVGHGLPRALAGAVASALLVGAVVGVASRGSVPGDSLYPVKSWLDNVAVRLADSDFDRGQTYLTQAQEHISDARSVVERPGGSPSADDVNVAVQQAIDSVQGGQRALDRSYAATGNPQALLAMRDFTARALPQVEVLRAEAPAGSLPLVGRLEALLQDSQQAAQRRLAACGAPCATLVPSAYNPASLPGPASTNPAGTNPSAQSGSGSLGSPGAVGADGTTITVPSTAITGGAGGGAPLPHVSAPAGGVVSAGGGGASLGTGGVGVQVPSVTATVPLVSSTLKLPAPSVSLGTGGIRVTLPSSTLLSTTLPGTTITLP; encoded by the coding sequence ATGCCCGTGCTGAACCGCAGGGCAGACGCCTTCCAGCGCGCCCTCGAGGGCCAGCCCACCAGCGACACCCAGCTGTCCAGCCTGCTCACGACCGCAGACCAGCTGCGCACGGCCCGCCCCGGTCCCAGCCCGGACCCCGCGTTCGTCGCGGCGCTGCGCACCCGCCTCATGACCGAGGCCGCGAGCCTGCCGACCCCGAGCCCCGCCGCGGCCAGGTCCCGCGCCGAGCGTCGCGCGTCCGCCCGACCCACTCCCGTCGTCGTGGTCGTCGGTCATGGCCTGCCTCGCGCGCTGGCCGGTGCGGTGGCGTCGGCGCTGCTCGTCGGCGCCGTGGTCGGCGTCGCCTCACGCGGCTCGGTCCCCGGCGACAGCCTCTACCCCGTGAAGAGCTGGCTCGACAACGTCGCCGTGCGCCTGGCCGACAGCGACTTCGACCGCGGCCAGACCTACCTGACCCAGGCCCAGGAGCACATCTCCGACGCGCGCTCGGTGGTCGAGCGCCCCGGCGGCAGCCCGAGCGCCGACGACGTCAACGTCGCGGTGCAGCAGGCCATCGACAGTGTCCAGGGTGGCCAGCGCGCGCTGGACCGGTCGTATGCCGCGACGGGCAACCCGCAGGCTCTGCTCGCCATGCGCGACTTCACCGCGCGCGCCCTGCCGCAGGTCGAGGTGCTGCGTGCCGAGGCTCCGGCCGGGTCGCTGCCGCTCGTCGGCCGGCTCGAGGCGCTCCTGCAGGACAGCCAACAGGCCGCGCAGCGGCGGCTGGCGGCCTGCGGGGCACCGTGCGCCACCCTCGTTCCCAGCGCCTACAACCCGGCATCCCTGCCGGGGCCAGCGAGCACGAACCCAGCCGGCACGAACCCGTCGGCCCAGTCCGGATCCGGCAGCCTCGGGAGCCCTGGCGCGGTGGGTGCCGACGGAACGACCATCACCGTCCCCTCCACCGCCATCACCGGCGGCGCCGGTGGGGGCGCACCGTTGCCCCATGTGAGCGCCCCGGCGGGTGGCGTGGTCTCCGCCGGAGGCGGTGGCGCGAGCCTGGGCACCGGCGGGGTCGGCGTGCAGGTGCCTTCGGTGACGGCGACCGTGCCACTCGTGTCGAGCACCCTCAAGCTGCCGGCGCCATCGGTGTCCCTCGGCACCGGGGGCATCCGGGTCACGCTGCCGAGCTCCACGCTGCTGTCGACGACGCTGCCCGGCACCACGATCACCCTGCCCTGA
- a CDS encoding lysophospholipid acyltransferase family protein, with the protein MAASSGASRTTKAATTAKTAKTAKTAKTAKPRKTGALAAGAARASGERAKRRSTPLLAGAGPTSTTPSPTTRTTPSTTPSTTLSTTPTGTTPTSDRPTRSAKHRPQPVAKAVPTTKTVARSGARTTRPARAARTVRPVRDARSAATPATRHTDVRPVRALQAVGDEVPAAQETPPASTRRSIAPGIEELLTAGIAAVRVAAEAAGISADDVERHLASTLSFVRRRLTGDYIVDEFGFDEDFTTSFYLPVLRPLYRSWFRVEVRGIENIPSEGGGLVVANHSGTIAMDSLMTQVAVHDEHPAHRHLRMLGADLVFQTPVIGNVARKSGSTLAANPDAERLLSSGELCGVWPEGFKGVGKPFTERYKLQRFGRGGFVSAALKTGVPIIPCSIVGAEEIYPIIGNMKAVARLFGAPYAPITPTWPLLGPLGLIPLPSKWIIEFGSPVETAHLGPGAADDPMLVFDLTDQVRETIQQTLYSLLMQRRSVFF; encoded by the coding sequence ATGGCCGCCAGCTCGGGCGCATCGCGCACCACCAAGGCCGCGACGACGGCCAAGACGGCCAAGACGGCCAAGACGGCCAAGACGGCGAAACCGCGCAAGACGGGGGCGCTGGCCGCGGGTGCGGCGCGGGCGTCGGGGGAGCGCGCGAAGCGGCGCAGCACGCCGCTGCTGGCCGGCGCAGGCCCCACCAGCACGACCCCCAGCCCGACCACCCGCACGACCCCCAGCACGACCCCCAGCACGACCCTCAGCACGACCCCGACCGGCACGACCCCGACGTCGGACCGGCCCACCCGCTCGGCCAAGCACCGCCCCCAGCCGGTGGCGAAGGCCGTGCCGACCACCAAGACCGTGGCTCGCTCGGGAGCACGCACGACCCGCCCGGCCCGAGCCGCGCGGACCGTCCGGCCCGTGCGTGATGCGAGGTCCGCGGCCACGCCGGCCACCCGGCATACAGACGTGCGCCCCGTCCGTGCCCTCCAGGCCGTCGGCGACGAGGTACCCGCCGCGCAGGAAACACCGCCGGCGTCGACGCGGCGCAGCATCGCCCCGGGGATCGAGGAGCTGCTCACCGCCGGGATCGCCGCCGTGCGGGTCGCCGCCGAGGCCGCTGGCATCTCCGCGGACGATGTGGAGCGCCACCTCGCCTCGACCTTGTCGTTCGTGCGCAGGCGACTGACCGGCGACTACATCGTCGACGAGTTCGGCTTCGACGAGGACTTCACGACCAGCTTCTACCTGCCCGTGCTGCGACCGCTCTACCGCTCGTGGTTCCGGGTCGAGGTGCGGGGCATCGAGAACATCCCGAGCGAGGGTGGTGGCCTCGTCGTGGCCAACCACTCGGGCACCATCGCCATGGACTCGCTGATGACCCAGGTGGCCGTGCACGACGAGCACCCGGCGCATCGGCACCTGCGCATGCTCGGGGCCGACCTGGTGTTCCAGACCCCGGTGATCGGCAATGTCGCCCGCAAGTCCGGTTCGACCCTGGCCGCCAACCCCGACGCCGAGCGACTCCTGTCGAGCGGGGAGCTCTGCGGCGTCTGGCCCGAGGGGTTCAAGGGTGTCGGAAAGCCCTTCACCGAGCGCTACAAGCTGCAGCGGTTCGGCCGTGGCGGGTTCGTGTCCGCGGCGCTGAAGACCGGCGTTCCCATCATCCCGTGCTCGATCGTGGGTGCCGAGGAGATCTACCCCATCATCGGCAACATGAAGGCCGTGGCGCGGCTGTTCGGCGCCCCGTACGCCCCGATCACACCGACCTGGCCGTTGCTCGGTCCGTTGGGGCTGATCCCGTTGCCGAGCAAGTGGATCATCGAGTTCGGGTCGCCCGTCGAGACCGCGCACCTCGGGCCGGGAGCTGCCGACGACCCGATGCTGGTCTTCGACCTCACCGACCAGGTGCGCGAGACGATCCAGCAGACGTTGTACTCACTGCTCATGCAGCGGCGGTCGGTCTTCTTCTGA
- a CDS encoding NAD-dependent epimerase/dehydratase family protein has translation MADVVLVTGVSRYLGGQFARALTNDPSVSRVIGVDVIPPTHDIGRAEFVRADIRNPMIGKIIAQSDVDTVVHMNVIATPTNAGGRTSQKEINVIGTMQLLAACQKAPSIRRLVVKSSAAVYGSSPRDPAMFTEDMGPKSLPRTGFGKDSVEVEGYVRGFSRRRPDVELSVLRFANIIGPGIRTSLTDYFALPVIPVPFGYDARLQFVHETDALGTLLAATTGPSTGITNIAGDGVITVSQAAAIAGRAVIPLPMPAAGLFGAVLKRAGLADFSSDQVQFLAYGRGLDTTRMREVLGYEPEFTTRAAFEDYVRGIGSVLPGSAALGSAVSGVAGTAANAIGHVWAAGRND, from the coding sequence GTGGCTGATGTCGTCCTCGTGACCGGCGTCTCCCGCTATCTGGGCGGCCAGTTCGCCCGGGCCCTCACGAACGACCCATCGGTCAGCCGCGTCATCGGGGTCGACGTGATCCCGCCCACCCACGACATCGGCCGCGCCGAGTTCGTGCGTGCGGACATCCGCAACCCGATGATCGGCAAGATCATCGCGCAGTCCGACGTGGACACCGTCGTGCACATGAACGTCATCGCCACCCCCACGAATGCCGGCGGACGCACCTCCCAGAAGGAGATCAACGTCATCGGCACGATGCAGCTGCTCGCTGCGTGCCAGAAGGCCCCCAGCATCCGGCGGCTGGTCGTGAAGTCGTCGGCGGCGGTGTACGGCTCGAGCCCGCGCGACCCGGCGATGTTCACCGAGGACATGGGCCCCAAGTCCCTGCCACGCACCGGGTTCGGCAAGGACTCCGTCGAGGTCGAGGGCTACGTGCGCGGCTTCTCCCGGCGCCGACCCGATGTCGAGCTCTCGGTGCTGCGGTTCGCCAACATCATCGGCCCGGGCATCCGCACCTCGCTCACGGACTACTTCGCCCTCCCCGTCATCCCGGTGCCGTTCGGCTACGACGCCCGCCTCCAGTTCGTCCACGAGACCGACGCCCTCGGCACATTGCTGGCGGCCACGACCGGTCCGTCGACCGGCATCACGAACATCGCGGGAGACGGCGTCATCACCGTGAGCCAGGCGGCAGCGATCGCGGGCCGCGCGGTGATCCCGTTGCCGATGCCCGCGGCGGGGCTGTTCGGTGCGGTGCTCAAGCGCGCCGGCCTGGCCGACTTCAGCAGCGACCAGGTCCAGTTCCTCGCCTACGGCCGGGGACTCGACACGACGCGGATGCGCGAGGTGCTCGGGTACGAGCCCGAGTTCACCACCCGGGCGGCCTTCGAGGACTACGTGCGGGGCATCGGGTCGGTCCTGCCCGGCAGTGCCGCGCTGGGCTCCGCCGTATCGGGTGTCGCAGGCACGGCGGCCAACGCAATCGGCCACGTGTGGGCCGCAGGGAGGAATGACTGA
- a CDS encoding 30S ribosomal protein bS22, whose translation MGSVIKKRRKRMAKKKHRKLLRKTRHQRRNKK comes from the coding sequence ATGGGCTCTGTCATCAAGAAGCGTCGCAAGCGCATGGCGAAGAAGAAGCACCGCAAGCTTCTTCGCAAGACCCGCCACCAGCGTCGCAACAAGAAGTGA
- a CDS encoding helix-turn-helix domain-containing protein, which translates to MSNERQLAEVRFLTVAEVASIMRVSKMTVYRMVHAGELPAIRVGRSFRVPEDAVHKYLHTSYVDTA; encoded by the coding sequence ATGTCCAACGAGCGACAGCTCGCCGAGGTGCGGTTCCTGACCGTCGCCGAGGTGGCCTCGATCATGCGCGTGTCGAAGATGACGGTGTACCGGATGGTGCACGCAGGAGAGCTTCCCGCAATCCGCGTCGGGCGGTCCTTCCGGGTTCCGGAGGACGCCGTGCACAAGTACCTGCACACGTCGTACGTCGACACCGCATGA
- a CDS encoding TrkA family potassium uptake protein → MAKKLYEDDVLVIGLGRFGSAVAVELQRLGHHVVAVERDPVLAESFLGKVTRIVQADASTPQAVANLKARSYQLAVVGIGSSVEASVLCAMNLVDAGIPTIWAKAISPEHARILDRIGVHHVVSPEAESGRRVAHLLNGKLMDYIEFDDGFAIVKMKPPQEAIGFTLKQSAIRSKYGVTVVGVKSPGEDFTYAVPETKVTAHDTLIVSGPTDLLDRLASRP, encoded by the coding sequence GTGGCAAAGAAGCTCTACGAGGACGACGTCCTCGTCATCGGCCTCGGCCGGTTCGGCAGCGCCGTCGCCGTCGAGCTCCAACGACTGGGCCATCACGTCGTCGCCGTCGAGCGCGACCCCGTGCTGGCCGAGTCGTTCCTCGGCAAGGTCACCCGGATCGTCCAGGCCGACGCCAGCACGCCGCAGGCCGTCGCCAACCTCAAGGCCCGCAGCTACCAGCTCGCGGTCGTCGGCATCGGATCCTCCGTCGAGGCCTCGGTGCTCTGCGCGATGAACCTCGTGGACGCCGGCATACCGACCATCTGGGCCAAGGCCATCTCCCCCGAACACGCCCGCATCCTCGACCGCATCGGCGTCCACCACGTCGTCTCGCCCGAAGCCGAGAGCGGTCGGCGGGTGGCCCACCTGCTCAACGGCAAGCTGATGGACTACATCGAGTTCGACGACGGCTTCGCCATCGTCAAGATGAAGCCCCCGCAGGAGGCGATCGGCTTCACGCTCAAGCAGAGCGCGATCCGCAGCAAGTACGGCGTGACCGTCGTGGGCGTGAAGTCACCCGGCGAGGACTTCACGTATGCCGTGCCGGAGACGAAGGTCACGGCTCACGACACGCTCATCGTCAGTGGGCCCACGGACCTGCTCGACCGGCTCGCCTCGCGCCCCTAG